From a region of the Oryza sativa Japonica Group chromosome 6, ASM3414082v1 genome:
- the LOC4341729 gene encoding squamosa promoter-binding-like protein 10, with translation MMSGRMNAAGDESPFPFGAMQAPGPGAYVGFDHGAAAVAAAAAAAQRAGMLQHHHHHMYDGLDFAAAMQFGGGQDAPPHPQLLALPPSMAAPPPPPMPMPLQMPMTMPMPGDVYPALGIVKREGGGGGQDAAAGRIGLNLGRRTYFSPGDMLAVDRLLMRSRLGGVFGLGFGGAHHQPPRCQAEGCKADLSGAKHYHRRHKVCEYHAKASVVAASGKQQRFCQQCSRFHVLTEFDEAKRSCRKRLAEHNRRRRKPAAAATTAVAAAKDAAAAPVAAGKKPSGGAATSYTGDNKNVVSMSAAKSPISSNTSVISCLPEQGKHAAAAARPTALTLGGAPPHESSAPQIGAMLHHHHHHQQDHMQVSSLVHINGGGGGGSNNILSCSSVCSSALPSTATNGEVSDQNNDNSHNNGGNNNNMHLFEVDFM, from the exons atGATGAGCGGTAGGATGAACGCGGCGGGGGACGAGTCGCCGTTCCCGTTCGGGGCGATGCAGGCGCCGGGGCCGGGGGCGTACGTCGGGTTCgaccatggcgcggcggcggtggcggcggcggctgcggcggcgcagcgggcGGGGATGctgcagcaccaccaccaccacatgtACGACGGCTTGGACTTCGCGGCGGCGATGCAGTTCGGCGGCGGGCAGGacgcgccgccgcacccgcagctgctggcgctgccgccgagcatggcggcgccgccgccgccgcccatgccgATGCCGCTGCAGATGCCCATGACGATGCCGATGCCCGGAGACGTGTACCCGGCGCTCGGCATCGTGAAGCGCGAGGGCGGGGGCGGAGGtcaggacgccgccgccgggaggaTCGGGCTCAACCTCGGCCGCCGGACCTACTTCTCCCCCGGCGACATGCTCGCCGTCGACCGCCTCCTCATGCGCTCCCGCCTCGGCGGCGTGTTCGGCCTCGGCTTCGGCGGCGCCCACCACCAGCCACCTCGCTGCCAGGCCGAGGGCTGCAAGGCCGACCTCTCCGGCGCCAAGCACTACCACCGCCGCCACAAGGTCTGCGAGTACCACGCCAaggcctccgtcgtcgccgcctccggcaAGCAGCAGCGCTTCTGCCAGCAATGCAGCAG GTTTCACGTGCTCACGGAGTTTGATGAGGCCAAGAGGAGCTGCCGGAAGCGGCTGGCGGAGCACAACCGTCGCCGgcggaagccggcggcggcggcgacgaccgccgtggcggcggccaaggacgcggcggcggcgccggtagCCGCCGGGAAGAAGCctagcggcggcgccgccacgtcTTACACCGGTGACAACAAGA ACGTGGTGTCCATGAGCGCGGCCAAGTCGCCCATCTCGTCGAACACCAGCGTGATCAGCTGCCTGCCCGAGCAGGGCaagcatgcggcggcggcggcgaggccgacggcgctcacgctcggcggcgcgccgccgcacgAGAGCTCCGCGCCGCAGATCGGCGCCATgctccatcaccaccaccatcaccagcaAGACCACATGCAGGTGAGCTCCCTGGTCCAcatcaatggcggcggcggcggcggtagcaaCAACATCTTGTCGTGCTCGTCGGTGTGCTCCAGCGCGCtgccgtcgacggcgaccaaCGGCGAGGTATCAGACCAGAACAACGACAACAGCCACAACAATggcggcaacaacaacaacatgcATCTGTTCGAGGTCGACTTCATGTAG